A window of the Lactuca sativa cultivar Salinas chromosome 5, Lsat_Salinas_v11, whole genome shotgun sequence genome harbors these coding sequences:
- the LOC111899034 gene encoding uncharacterized protein LOC111899034, translating into MIHKHIFEALDRTLKVVLKCHNPRKSKLPFRGKVIVFEGDFRQILSVIPGGSTQDTVNGSLREGKVGGPNDGEAIIDILQDLLINDLCDPISSLIDFVYPSILEDSNNPGYFQERSILALKNEVVGKINDWWISLFPGDKVKYLSSDKLCLSEFVHDQLDANLYSPDVLNGLKVSGLPNHKLVLKVEVPIMLLRNIHCVQLL; encoded by the exons ATGATTCACAAGCACATCTTTGAAGCTTTAGATCGAACTTTGAAAGTTGTATTAAAGTGTCATAATCCTAGAAAATCAAAATTACCATTTAGAGGGAAAGTGATTGTGTTTGAAGGAGATTTCAGACAAATTCTGTCTGTTATCCCAGGTGGTAGCACACAAGACACTGTTAATGGCTCATTAA GAGAAGGAAAAGTTGGTGGTCCTAACGATGGAGAAGCGATTATTGATATTCTGCAGGATCTTCTCATTAATGATCTGTGTGATCCTATAAGTTCATTAATTGACTTTGTGTATCCATCAATTCTTGAAGATTCCAACAATCCGGGATATTTTCAAGAAAGATCAATACTTGCTCTAAAAAATGAAGTTGTTGGAAAAATAAATGATTGGTGGATATCATTGTTTCCAGGAGATAAAGTCAAATATTTAAGTTCAGATAAACTATGTCTATCAGAGTTTGTTCATGATCAGTTGGATGCCAATTTATACTCACCTGATGTTTTAAATGGTCTTAAAGTCTCAGGTCTACCTAATCATAAGTTAGTTTTGAAAGTCGAGGTTCCAATTATGTTGTTGAGAAACATTCATTGTGTGCAACTCTTGTaa